One Bacteroidales bacterium genomic window carries:
- the rho gene encoding transcription termination factor Rho, translated as MYDIIELNGKLLTELKQIAKDLDISKINNLKKQDLIYKILDHQALNPPEKPDQKSRTNGAPEAKGTGYDSRNQDRSRRRRINPEPVKEKLASSNTGGQPPIEAKVVPAAAEAKTEKAPVQQERPVRRDHKQRSDKDQNAPRFERRENKQASPSEDKPKAPPENRSSDKDNRSSDKDNRSIDKGNRQTDKRSSDNVPDTGNTDEHHQPQRTSDQQRQNKNVAAELDGAVVTEGVLEVIQDGYGFLRSADYNYLNSPDDIYVSQSQIKLFGLKTGDTVRGAIRPPKEGEKYFPLIKVEKINGRTPEEARDRIPFDFLTPLFPEKKFNLTGHPGETISTRIIDMFTPIGKGQRGLIVAQPKTGKTVLLKEIANAIAYNHPEVYMIVLLIDERPEEVTDMARSVRAEVIASTFDEPADRHVKIANIVLEKAKRLTECGHDVVILLDSITRLARAYNTVSPASGKVLSGGVEANALHKPKRFFGAARQIEHGGSLTIISTALIDTGSKMDEVIFEEFKGTGNMELQLDRKLSNKRIYPAIDIVASSTRRDDLLLDKEILQRIWILRNHLADMNTIEAMEFLKDKMRFTQTNEEFLISMNS; from the coding sequence ATGTACGATATTATCGAATTGAACGGCAAATTGCTCACCGAGTTGAAGCAAATAGCCAAAGATTTGGACATTAGTAAAATCAATAACCTTAAGAAGCAGGATCTGATCTACAAAATTTTAGATCATCAGGCGCTAAACCCTCCTGAGAAACCAGATCAAAAGAGCCGTACAAACGGAGCACCGGAAGCTAAGGGTACTGGTTATGATTCCCGCAATCAAGATCGCAGCCGTCGCCGTCGCATCAATCCGGAGCCGGTAAAAGAGAAGCTGGCTTCAAGTAACACTGGCGGGCAACCGCCAATTGAAGCCAAAGTAGTGCCTGCTGCTGCTGAAGCAAAAACCGAAAAAGCACCGGTGCAGCAGGAGCGTCCTGTTCGTCGCGATCATAAGCAGCGCAGCGACAAGGATCAAAACGCCCCCCGCTTTGAACGCCGTGAAAATAAACAGGCATCGCCTTCTGAGGATAAACCAAAAGCGCCACCTGAAAATCGCTCTTCAGATAAAGACAATCGTTCTTCAGATAAAGATAATCGCTCCATAGATAAAGGTAATCGTCAAACAGACAAACGTTCCTCCGACAACGTGCCCGATACTGGCAATACTGACGAACATCATCAGCCTCAGCGTACCAGTGATCAGCAGCGTCAGAATAAAAATGTGGCTGCAGAGCTCGATGGCGCAGTGGTTACAGAGGGTGTACTGGAAGTGATTCAGGATGGATACGGGTTTTTACGTTCGGCTGATTACAACTATCTCAACTCGCCTGATGATATTTATGTGTCGCAATCGCAGATAAAACTTTTTGGCCTGAAAACCGGCGATACTGTGCGTGGTGCTATTCGCCCGCCAAAAGAAGGGGAGAAATATTTTCCGCTGATCAAAGTAGAAAAGATCAATGGCCGCACCCCTGAAGAAGCCCGCGACCGCATCCCGTTTGATTTTTTGACGCCACTTTTCCCGGAGAAAAAATTCAACCTCACCGGACATCCCGGCGAAACCATTTCGACACGGATTATCGATATGTTTACTCCCATCGGCAAAGGCCAGCGCGGTCTGATTGTGGCACAGCCCAAAACCGGAAAAACCGTTTTGCTTAAGGAAATTGCCAATGCCATCGCCTACAACCACCCGGAAGTATATATGATTGTTTTGCTCATCGACGAGCGCCCCGAGGAGGTTACCGATATGGCACGCAGCGTAAGAGCCGAAGTGATTGCCAGTACTTTTGACGAGCCTGCCGACCGGCACGTTAAAATTGCCAACATCGTTCTCGAAAAAGCCAAGCGTCTCACTGAGTGTGGCCACGACGTGGTGATTCTGCTCGATTCCATCACCCGCCTGGCGCGCGCCTATAATACGGTGTCGCCGGCATCGGGCAAAGTGCTCTCAGGTGGGGTAGAAGCCAACGCACTGCACAAACCCAAACGTTTCTTTGGGGCAGCACGACAAATCGAACATGGCGGCTCACTCACCATTATCTCTACAGCGCTCATCGACACCGGATCGAAAATGGACGAGGTGATCTTCGAGGAGTTTAAAGGTACCGGAAACATGGAGCTGCAGCTCGACCGCAAGCTCTCCAACAAACGCATTTATCCTGCCATCGACATTGTGGCCTCAAGTACCCGCCGCGACGACCTGCTGCTCGACAAGGAAATCCTGCAACGTATTTGGATATTACGCAACCACCTGGCCGATATGAACACCATAGAAGCCATGGAGTTTCTTAAAGATAA